The Kitasatospora sp. NBC_01287 genome contains a region encoding:
- a CDS encoding antirestriction protein ArdA, with protein MSRTADYLAHLAEEAGLMIEDLEALTAYAALVGDAEYAVRTFDDAYEGQWDDLEDFAHDRLMETDDEYRAAMESCRGWRPSLDMIAWHCDYSHTAGGHVFQSI; from the coding sequence GTGAGCCGCACCGCTGACTACCTTGCCCACCTTGCCGAAGAGGCCGGGCTGATGATCGAAGACCTGGAAGCCCTCACCGCCTACGCCGCACTCGTCGGCGACGCTGAGTACGCCGTGCGGACCTTCGATGACGCCTACGAAGGCCAGTGGGACGACTTGGAGGACTTCGCCCACGACCGGCTGATGGAGACGGACGACGAGTACCGCGCGGCGATGGAGAGTTGCCGGGGGTGGCGGCCCTCCCTGGACATGATCGCGTGGCACTGCGACTACTCGCACACCGCCGGTGGCCACGTCTTCCAGTCCATCTGA